The proteins below are encoded in one region of Lactuca sativa cultivar Salinas chromosome 3, Lsat_Salinas_v11, whole genome shotgun sequence:
- the LOC111908124 gene encoding serine/threonine-protein kinase BLUS1 has product MEVPKERFPVNAEDYKVYEEVGEGVSASVYRALCVPLNKIVAIKVLDLEKCNNDLDGIRREVQTMSLINHPNLLRAYCSFTTGHNLWVVMPYMAGGSCLHIMKTSFPEGFEEPVIATLLREVLKALVYLHAHGHIHRDVKAGNILVDFNGSIKLADFGVSACMFDTGDRQRVRNTFVGTPCWMAPEVMQQLHGYDFKADIWSFGITALELAHGHAPFSKYPPMKVLLMTLQNAPPGLDYERDKKFSKSFKEMVAACLVKDPKKRPSSEKLLKHPFFKQARTPDYLQRTILDGLPPLGDRFRMLKAKEADLLLQNSELNGNKDHLSQQEYIRGISAWNFNLEDLKNQAALIQDYDENSNANDQNSSSNSKQENGFNDVGLQLEKPLSPEIIPNHSDDASHLEDEIDEVPNLEDSFASFPMKPLQALKGCFDIDEDSAVDEKLLDTEENGIENQDLKKSLQQPIIIGPKKHSSGSLLPDNVFSSKKLIGDFERESTQPGFRVERSYSGPLQSRQKNNTANSFNTKEDASEEAVVQRKGRFKVTSADLSLKAPVNNSNLSGITSPPASSIATSLLPSLQSILQHNALQREELYKLIKFVEQVSGNCMEYGEAGPNESSQTPLSSPRERELQSQVIQLQQRNGILAEQLQRQKMKNAQLEMKLSDLMKKENIQE; this is encoded by the exons ATGGAAGTACCAAAGGAGAGGTTTCCTGTGAATGCTGAGGATTACAAGGTATATGAAGAAGTTGGTGAAGGAGTCAGTGCCTCTGTGTACAGGGCGCTCTGTGTTCCCTTGAACAAAATAGTTGCAATCAAGGTTCTTGATTTGGAGAAGTGTAATAATGACCTG GATGGCATACGTCGTGAGGTACAAACCATGAGCCTGATcaatcatccaaatttattacgGGCATACTGTTCTTTCACAACCGGCCACAACCTTTGGGTTGTTATGCCGTATATGGCTGGCGGGTCATGTCTTCACATAATGAAAACTTCTTTTCCAGAAGGTTTTGAAGAGCCTGTCATTGCTACATTGCTTCGAGAAGTCCTTAAAGCATTAGTCTATCTTCATGCACATGGACACATTCACAGAGACGTGAAG GCAGGGAATATATTAGTTGATTTTAATGGCTCTATAAAGTTAGCTGACTTTGGAGTATCCGCATGCATGTTTGACACTGGGGATAGGCAACGTGTTAGAAACACCTTTGTGGGAACTCCTTGTTG GATGGCACCGGAGGTCATGCAACAATTACATGGGTATGACTTTAA AGCAGACATCTGGTCATTTGGAATCACAGCACTCGAACTTGCTCATGGCCATGCACCATTTTCAAAGTATCCTCCAATGAAA GTTTTGCTTATGACTCTACAAAATGCTCCACCAGGTCTTGATTATGAAAGGGACAAAAAGTTTTCAAAG TCTTTTAAAGAAATGGTTGCTGCATGCTTAGTGAAAGATCCAAAAAAACGTCCTTCATCTGAAAAGCTTTTAAAGCATCCTTTCTTTAAACAAGCAAGAACACCTGATTACCTTCAACGTACTATACTTGATGGTCTTCCTCCTCTAGGAGATCGTTTTAGGATGCTAAag GCAAAAGAAGCTGATCTTCTTCTACAGAATAGTGAATTAAATGGAAATAAAGATCATTTATCACAG CAAGAGTATATTCGAGGAATAAGTGCTTGGAATTTTAATTTGGAGGACTTGAAGAATCAAGCTGCACTT ATTCAGGACTATGATGAAAATTCAAATGCAAATGATCAAAATTCAAGTTCAAATTCAAAGCAAGAAAATGGATTCAATGATGTTGGATTACAATTAGAAAAGCCATTATCCCCTGAGATAATACCTAATCATTCGGATGATGCATCCCACCTTGAG GATGAAATTGATGAAGTTCCTAATTTGGAGGATTCATTCGCATCATTTCCTATGAAGCCTCTTCAAGCACTCAA gggatgttttgatattgatgaAGATAGTGCAGTGGATGAAAAATTATTAGATACTGAAGAAAATGGTATTGAGAATCAAGATTTGAAAAAATCCTTACAACAACCAATTATTATTGGTCCAAAAAAACATTCAAGTGGTTCGCTTCTACCTGATAATGTCTTCTCTTCTAAGAAGTTAATTGGCGACTTTGAGAg AGAATCTACACAACCGGGATTTCGAGTTGAGCGCAGTTATAGTGGTCCATTACAAAGTCGTCAAAAGAATAACACAGCTAACTCTTTTAATACAAAgg AGGATGCATCAGAGGAAGCTGTGGTGCAGCGAAAGGGACGTTTTAAGGTCACATCAGCAGATCTCAGTCTCAAG GCTCCtgttaataattcaaatttaagtGGAATTACTAGTCCACCCGCATCAAGTATAGCTACTTCACTTCTTCCATCTTTGCAAAGCATTTTGCAACATAACGCATTGCAAAGG GAAGAATTATATAAATTAATCAAGTTCGTGGAACAAGTCTCTG GCAATTGCATGGAGTATGGGGAGGCGGGGCCCAATGAATCATCACAG ACCCCTCTTTCTTCTCCAAGGGAAAGAGAATTACAGTCTCAAGTGATCCAATTACAACAAAG AAACGGGATTCTAGCTGAGCAATTGCAAAGACAGAAGATGAAAAATGCTCAG tTGGAAATGAAacttagtgatttgatgaagaaagaaAACATACAAGAATGA